One stretch of Penaeus vannamei isolate JL-2024 chromosome 7, ASM4276789v1, whole genome shotgun sequence DNA includes these proteins:
- the LOC113818072 gene encoding uncharacterized protein isoform X1 has product MKAGFHFQRRGALNEITLPISSSNGGLWDHIKTIWQQCDSDRMMAAPCVAFTPVPSGSPCSCPGVASLARSVEVMTCNEDSRITSTTAETGRDLTLAALRVTSNDHGLPTLRVTPGDLAYLAEGADHMVVRLLGLGQVLRLRKTDVGSNTSREDLILRAKKDEEFFKNVARPFLSPLLTDESHLVIVEPAALMAFKETVEARRPERRRGKEINKYGVAWICPDAASAFSKRRLPSYISPESLVHHLASPAPFVSSLRGRSPSPRPPACPWESLDERWKDPLAHAARPEGAVCNLRESHRASSTNGTSGGAPRGVEEGAGTEASSRRPRETASAERSLRPGVEGQDRPRAKVICVEIKPKQGYIDHSTPGLPMCVFCINQYVKPEKCRDRSRYCPQDLFSGDLTRMRRAVDALIQTPQTNLKVFVDGEAVEDIKHYSYLRDVIISALTHDFESPVALLPQGDDRGGGGRGGLSPRSPLGRTLAFQMLDQLGVLRANALYRRLAKEMGSAKDADAAIHDLRCWTGDGRYCQLVEQCGRCWHSGQPASGDGVGAEEDAAVIEASGEREAGDGAEEGAASKSEVKGVDSDKVTEHGDYCNDRKNKTARHHRQNTGIDATDIHSSVVKSRPRMIPPELLDRSLHGSREVQEKGKGGADDTVAVTRSEMVRRLQEFLLATTAKDLSLMVLLNGPHTGSPPPATSGSVSPFPVALEGGVWYMCQVTGVDLIAKPPSKIRKRERDHKKQAEVLRALIARGAGPSCCKP; this is encoded by the exons ATGAAAGCAGGATTCCACTTCCAACGCCGTGGTGCGCTAAATGAGATCACCCTCCCTATAAGCTCGAGCAATGGCGGCCTTTGGGATCACATCAAAACGATTTGGCAGCAATGCGATTCAG ACAGGATGATGGCGGCTCCCTGTGTGGCCTTCACGCCCGTGCCGAGCGGATCTCCGTGTTCGTGTCCGGGAGTAGCCTCTCTCGCCAGGTCGGTGGAGGTCATGACCTGTAATGAGGACTCCCGCATCACTTCCACAACGGCGGAGACGGGACGCGACCTGACCTTGGCGGCCTTACGGGTGACGTCGAATGACCACGGTCTGCCCACGCTGAGGGTCACCCCGGGGGACCTGGCCTACCTGGCGGAGGGGGCGGACCACATGGTCGTCAGGCTCCTCGGACTG GGACAAGTCCTCCGACTCCGCAAGACAGACGTCGGCTCGAACACCAGCCGGGAGGACCTGATCCTCCGGGCGAAGAAGGACGAGGAGTTCTTCAAGAACGTCGCCCGTCCTTTCCTGAGCCCGCTTCTGACCGACGAGTCACATCTAGTCATCGTAGAACCCGCGGCGCTCATGGCCTTCAAGGAGACCGTCGAGGCGCGGAGACCAG AGCGACGTCGGGGTAAGGAGATCAACAAGTATGGAGTAGCTTGGATATGTCCTGACGCCGCCAGCGCCTTCAGCAAGAGACGCCTTCCCTCTTACATTTCCCCGGAGTCTCTCGTGCATCATCTCGCTAGTCCTGCCCCCTTTGTGTCTTCCCTCCGTGGACGGTCCCCGTCCCCGAGACCTCCTGCGTGTCCCTGGGAGAGTCTCGACGAACGGTGGAAGGACCCTCTTGCCCACGCGGCGCGCCCCGAAGGAGCAGTCTGCAATCTCAGGGAATCTCATCGAGCCTCGAGTACAAATGGCACGTCCGGCGGCGCCCCGCGAGGCGTCGAGGAGGGCGCGGGGACGGAAGCCTCTAGTCGACGCCCTCGGGAGACCGCATCTGCCGAGAGGAGCCTTCGCCCGGGGGTCGAAGGGCAGGATCGCCCGCGGGCCAAGGTCATCTGCGTGGAGATCAAGCCCAAGCAAGGCTACATCGACCACTCTACGCCCGGTCTTCCCATGTGTGTCTTTTGTATCAACCAGTATGTTAAG CCCGAAAAGTGCCGAGACCGAAGCCGTTACTGCCCTCAGGACCTGTTCTCAGG GGATTTGACGCGGATGAGACGCGCGGTTGACGCTCTCATACAGACGCCGCAGACGAATCTGAAGGTGTTCGTG GACGGGGAAGCCGTTGAGGACATCAAACATTATAG TTACCTGCGTGACGTGATTATTTCGGCTCTCACGCACGACTTCGAATCTCCAGTCGCTCTCTTGCCCCAGGGCGacgaccgaggaggaggaggaagaggaggcctcagccctcgctctcccctcggcAGGACCTTAGCTTTCCAGATGCTGGACCAGCTGGGAGTCCTGAGGGCCAATGCTCTCTACAGACGTCTGGCGAAGGAGATGGGGAGCGCCAAGGACGCAGATGCAGCCATCCACGACCTCAGATGCTGGACAGGAGACGGCCGATACTGCCAGCTGGTGGAGCAGTGCGGCCGGTGCTGGCACAGCGGGCAGCCGGCCTCTGGGGACGGGGTGGGCGCGGAGGAGGACGCCGCGGTGATCGAGGcgtcgggagagagggaggccgggGATGGCGCTGAGGAAGGTGCGGCGTCGAAATCCGAAGTGAAGGGCGTAGATTCAGACAAGGTGACTGAACACGGCGATTATTGCAACGATAGAAAAAACAAGACAGCAAGGCATCACAGGCAGAATACAGGTATAGATGCCACCGATATACACAGCTCGGTTGTAAAAAGTAGGCCGAGGATGATACCTCCGGAATTACTGGACAGATCGCTCCATGGATCAAGGGAGGttcaagagaaggggaaaggcggGGCAGACGACACCGTGGCTGTGACGAGGTCGGAGATGGTCCGAAGACTGCAGGAATTCCTCCTGGCTACGACCGCCAAGGACCTGTCGCTGATGGTTCTGCTGAATGGCCCTCATACCGG CTCGCCGCCGCCCGCAACCAGTGGCAGCGTCTCGCCCTTCCCCGTGGCACTCGAGGGCGGCGTCTGGTACATGTGCCAAGTGACCGGGGTCGACCTCATCGCCAAGCCCCCGAGCAAGATCAGGAAGCGCGAGCGGGACCACAAGAAGCAGGCGGAGGTGTTGCGAGCCCTGATAGCGAGGGGCGCCGGCCCTTCCTGCTGCAAACCCTGA
- the LOC113818073 gene encoding mucin-22, translating to MAEVMCNATVVVKLDEHKTPSFLPPEFARELQRNGTALLSPVACVLVSTALRCGDTDVLEAIGDGRLARMIVGAETVSEGIAKVLDDNNGKISAVFQLARDNTTSQIVIDESKVAEIQGFFDRVLKATGNSASTTISETTMWITPTGNDNPSTFGMPQQTETLPIVTSDPVNVTPSNSQGSEEPMVNPVIPPGDQLPPSEYMSFNDTGAVLSSFLNGTAEGGKPVTPTGNDNPSTFGMPQQTVTLPTVALDPVNVTPSNSQGSEEPMVNPVIPPGDQLPPSEYASFNDTGAVLSSFLNMTAEGGKPVTLTTSAPIQTVMESGTTSISEVQTEETPTTTVTSDFPSTVTVEISEAPTTFTDSSATDGTMESSFSVTTGKTTTSFTDETYSSLTVTKVTEYSASMTEEETTASVSAETYAPLSSTDVSNFQTETTTETVTEDSTEETELTTTSMTEGTESNSFLTTLSMTMGITTEETTTTEESTASVTNESVTEATVTGESTTKEISMEEAATTGAAVYEESTPRQTATEGTVTEGSISEMVTEETITEGSTLKQTTAEGTVITAESTPRVTATEAAVTKVSTSVTEIEFTTPLPDNAAVVSPVIPLEEDLPEQEYQPVDIPVEFILNFLS from the exons ATGGCCGAGGTGATGTGTAACGCAACGGTGGTCGTCAAACTGGACGAGCACAagacgccctccttcctcccgccggAATTTGCCAGGGAATTGCAGCGGAATGGCACCGCCCTGCTCTCGCCCGTGGCCTGCGTGCTCGTCTCCACCGCCCTCCGTTGCGGCGACACGGACGTCCTGGAGGCCATCGGCGACGGCCGCCTCGCGCGCATGATCGTGGGCGCCGAGACGGTCAGCGAAGGCATTGCGAAG GTTCtggatgataacaatggcaaaatTAGTGCCGTGTTCCAATTAGCGAGGGACAACACTACCTCTCAAATAGTGATTGATGAGAGCAAAGTTGCAGAAATTCAGGGTTTCTTTGATAGAGTTCTTAAAGCCACTGGTAATAGTGCCAGCACGACTATTTCTGAAACTACAATGTGGATAACACCAACCGGAAATGACAATCCTTCAACATTTGGAATGCCTCAACAAACTGAAACTTTGCCAATTGTGACGTCAGATCCAGTAAATGTAACACCAAGTAATTCACAAGGATCAGAGGAGCCCATGGTGAACCCAGTGATACCTCCTGGAGACCAACTTCCTCCATCAGAGTATATGAGCTTCAATGACACCGGTGCTGTCCTGAGCAGTTTTTTAAACGGGACAGCTGAGGGAGGAAAGCCTGTTACACCAACCGGAAATGACAATCCATCAACATTTGGAATGCCTCAACAAACTGTGACTTTGCCAACTGTGGCATTAGATCCAGTAAATGTAACACCAAGTAATTCACAAGGATCAGAGGAGCCCATGGTGAACCCAGTGATACCTCCTGGAGACCAACTTCCTCCATCAGAGTATGCAAGCTTCAATGACACTGGTGCTGTCCTGAGCAGCTTTTTAAACATGACGGCTGAGGGAGGAAAGCCTGTTACATTAACGACCTCAGCCCCAATTCAGACTGTGATGGAGAGCGGGACCACGAGTATATCCGAGGTCCAGACTGAAGAGACTCCTACGACTACTGTAACTTCGGATTTTCCTTCGACAGTAACTGTTGAGATATCAGAAGCACCTACAACATTTACTGACTCTTCTGCTACTGATGGGACGATGGAATCATCTTTTTCAGTCACAACTGGTAAGACTACTACGTCGTTTACTGATGAGACATATTCTTCATTGACAGTGACAAAGGTAACTGAATATTCAGCATCAATGACTGAGGAAGAAACTACTGCCTCAGTTAGTGCAGAAACATATGCTCCTTTGTCATCAACTGATGTTTCGAATTTTCAGACTGAGACGACGACTGAAACGGTAACTGAAGATTCAACAGAGGAAACAGAGTTGACAACTACCTCAATGACTGAAGGAACAGAAAGTAATAGCTTTCTAACTACACTCTCTATGACCATGGGAATAACTACAGAAGAAACGACCACAACGGAAGAATCTACAGCGTCCGTTACCAATGAGTCGGTGACCGAAGCAACAGTTACTGGGGAATCGACTACCAAAGAAATATCTATGGAAGAAGCGGCAACAACAGGAGCAGCAGTCTATGAGGAATCGACACCCAGACAGACGGCAACAGAGGGAACAGTTACAGAGGGCTCAATTTCTGAGATGGTAACAGAAGAGACAATCACAGAGGGATCGACGCTCAAACAGACTACAGCAGAAGGAACAGTCATTACTGCGGAATCGACGCCCAGAGTGACGGCAACTGAAGCAGCAGTGACGAAGGTATCGACATCCGTCACTGAGATAGAATTTACTACACCTTTACCTGACAATGCAGCAGTAGTCAGTCCAGTAATTCCTTTAGAAGAGGATTTACCCGAGCAAGAATATCAGCCCGTGGACATTCCAGTCGAATTTATACTTAACTTTCTCAGTTAA
- the LOC113818072 gene encoding uncharacterized protein isoform X2 — MMAAPCVAFTPVPSGSPCSCPGVASLARSVEVMTCNEDSRITSTTAETGRDLTLAALRVTSNDHGLPTLRVTPGDLAYLAEGADHMVVRLLGLGQVLRLRKTDVGSNTSREDLILRAKKDEEFFKNVARPFLSPLLTDESHLVIVEPAALMAFKETVEARRPERRRGKEINKYGVAWICPDAASAFSKRRLPSYISPESLVHHLASPAPFVSSLRGRSPSPRPPACPWESLDERWKDPLAHAARPEGAVCNLRESHRASSTNGTSGGAPRGVEEGAGTEASSRRPRETASAERSLRPGVEGQDRPRAKVICVEIKPKQGYIDHSTPGLPMCVFCINQYVKPEKCRDRSRYCPQDLFSGDLTRMRRAVDALIQTPQTNLKVFVDGEAVEDIKHYSYLRDVIISALTHDFESPVALLPQGDDRGGGGRGGLSPRSPLGRTLAFQMLDQLGVLRANALYRRLAKEMGSAKDADAAIHDLRCWTGDGRYCQLVEQCGRCWHSGQPASGDGVGAEEDAAVIEASGEREAGDGAEEGAASKSEVKGVDSDKVTEHGDYCNDRKNKTARHHRQNTGIDATDIHSSVVKSRPRMIPPELLDRSLHGSREVQEKGKGGADDTVAVTRSEMVRRLQEFLLATTAKDLSLMVLLNGPHTGSPPPATSGSVSPFPVALEGGVWYMCQVTGVDLIAKPPSKIRKRERDHKKQAEVLRALIARGAGPSCCKP; from the exons ATGATGGCGGCTCCCTGTGTGGCCTTCACGCCCGTGCCGAGCGGATCTCCGTGTTCGTGTCCGGGAGTAGCCTCTCTCGCCAGGTCGGTGGAGGTCATGACCTGTAATGAGGACTCCCGCATCACTTCCACAACGGCGGAGACGGGACGCGACCTGACCTTGGCGGCCTTACGGGTGACGTCGAATGACCACGGTCTGCCCACGCTGAGGGTCACCCCGGGGGACCTGGCCTACCTGGCGGAGGGGGCGGACCACATGGTCGTCAGGCTCCTCGGACTG GGACAAGTCCTCCGACTCCGCAAGACAGACGTCGGCTCGAACACCAGCCGGGAGGACCTGATCCTCCGGGCGAAGAAGGACGAGGAGTTCTTCAAGAACGTCGCCCGTCCTTTCCTGAGCCCGCTTCTGACCGACGAGTCACATCTAGTCATCGTAGAACCCGCGGCGCTCATGGCCTTCAAGGAGACCGTCGAGGCGCGGAGACCAG AGCGACGTCGGGGTAAGGAGATCAACAAGTATGGAGTAGCTTGGATATGTCCTGACGCCGCCAGCGCCTTCAGCAAGAGACGCCTTCCCTCTTACATTTCCCCGGAGTCTCTCGTGCATCATCTCGCTAGTCCTGCCCCCTTTGTGTCTTCCCTCCGTGGACGGTCCCCGTCCCCGAGACCTCCTGCGTGTCCCTGGGAGAGTCTCGACGAACGGTGGAAGGACCCTCTTGCCCACGCGGCGCGCCCCGAAGGAGCAGTCTGCAATCTCAGGGAATCTCATCGAGCCTCGAGTACAAATGGCACGTCCGGCGGCGCCCCGCGAGGCGTCGAGGAGGGCGCGGGGACGGAAGCCTCTAGTCGACGCCCTCGGGAGACCGCATCTGCCGAGAGGAGCCTTCGCCCGGGGGTCGAAGGGCAGGATCGCCCGCGGGCCAAGGTCATCTGCGTGGAGATCAAGCCCAAGCAAGGCTACATCGACCACTCTACGCCCGGTCTTCCCATGTGTGTCTTTTGTATCAACCAGTATGTTAAG CCCGAAAAGTGCCGAGACCGAAGCCGTTACTGCCCTCAGGACCTGTTCTCAGG GGATTTGACGCGGATGAGACGCGCGGTTGACGCTCTCATACAGACGCCGCAGACGAATCTGAAGGTGTTCGTG GACGGGGAAGCCGTTGAGGACATCAAACATTATAG TTACCTGCGTGACGTGATTATTTCGGCTCTCACGCACGACTTCGAATCTCCAGTCGCTCTCTTGCCCCAGGGCGacgaccgaggaggaggaggaagaggaggcctcagccctcgctctcccctcggcAGGACCTTAGCTTTCCAGATGCTGGACCAGCTGGGAGTCCTGAGGGCCAATGCTCTCTACAGACGTCTGGCGAAGGAGATGGGGAGCGCCAAGGACGCAGATGCAGCCATCCACGACCTCAGATGCTGGACAGGAGACGGCCGATACTGCCAGCTGGTGGAGCAGTGCGGCCGGTGCTGGCACAGCGGGCAGCCGGCCTCTGGGGACGGGGTGGGCGCGGAGGAGGACGCCGCGGTGATCGAGGcgtcgggagagagggaggccgggGATGGCGCTGAGGAAGGTGCGGCGTCGAAATCCGAAGTGAAGGGCGTAGATTCAGACAAGGTGACTGAACACGGCGATTATTGCAACGATAGAAAAAACAAGACAGCAAGGCATCACAGGCAGAATACAGGTATAGATGCCACCGATATACACAGCTCGGTTGTAAAAAGTAGGCCGAGGATGATACCTCCGGAATTACTGGACAGATCGCTCCATGGATCAAGGGAGGttcaagagaaggggaaaggcggGGCAGACGACACCGTGGCTGTGACGAGGTCGGAGATGGTCCGAAGACTGCAGGAATTCCTCCTGGCTACGACCGCCAAGGACCTGTCGCTGATGGTTCTGCTGAATGGCCCTCATACCGG CTCGCCGCCGCCCGCAACCAGTGGCAGCGTCTCGCCCTTCCCCGTGGCACTCGAGGGCGGCGTCTGGTACATGTGCCAAGTGACCGGGGTCGACCTCATCGCCAAGCCCCCGAGCAAGATCAGGAAGCGCGAGCGGGACCACAAGAAGCAGGCGGAGGTGTTGCGAGCCCTGATAGCGAGGGGCGCCGGCCCTTCCTGCTGCAAACCCTGA